In one Pseudarthrobacter sp. NBSH8 genomic region, the following are encoded:
- a CDS encoding amino acid permease, with protein MQDPATLAPPPQTATGESGASTKSTAHASLRPRHLTMIALGGIIGASLFVGSGTVIRSVGPAALISYAIGGALVILVMRMLGEMSTNRPVVGSFMEYAREGLGEWAGFTIGWLYWYFWVGVVAFEAVIVGRILHEWIPMVPDWSFALAGLLLLTISNLMSLRSFGETEFWLASIKVSAIVVFLIFGTLYVLGLLPNSTGSVANLTAHGFMPYGWAAVLNGVAVVVFSYFGTEIVTMAAAESEQPAKAVAKATNTIVWRIVFFYIGSVAILLMVVPWDELPSTTSPFAFAFGRFGLPAADQVMNAVVLTAALSVLNSGLYSGSRMLFALSKHGYAPRWVEDRNRSGVPWKAILLSTVVGYIAIAANYVAPKVIFDFIMNSAGLVAMFVYAFVALTQWRLRNCMSAAERESLKLKMWLHPWLNIVVLAAVALIVILMALNPANAPQVWLSLGALAVLLVIYPFVRRRSSTRAEIHTSC; from the coding sequence ATGCAAGATCCCGCGACCCTCGCTCCGCCCCCACAAACCGCCACCGGCGAATCCGGCGCGAGCACGAAATCGACCGCTCACGCGAGTCTCCGTCCTCGGCATCTGACGATGATCGCGCTGGGTGGCATCATCGGTGCGAGTCTCTTCGTGGGCTCCGGCACCGTGATCCGTTCAGTGGGCCCTGCCGCGCTGATTTCGTACGCAATTGGCGGAGCACTCGTCATCCTCGTCATGCGCATGCTGGGCGAGATGTCCACGAACCGTCCGGTCGTCGGCTCGTTCATGGAGTACGCCCGCGAGGGACTTGGTGAGTGGGCGGGATTCACGATCGGTTGGCTCTATTGGTATTTTTGGGTCGGGGTCGTCGCCTTCGAGGCGGTCATCGTGGGGCGGATATTGCATGAATGGATTCCTATGGTGCCGGACTGGAGTTTTGCGCTTGCCGGCCTCCTCTTATTAACGATCAGTAATCTCATGTCTTTGCGCTCGTTCGGCGAGACTGAGTTCTGGCTCGCGTCGATCAAGGTCTCCGCTATCGTCGTGTTCCTCATCTTCGGCACGCTTTACGTCCTGGGTTTGCTGCCGAATTCGACGGGGTCGGTCGCCAACCTGACAGCGCACGGCTTCATGCCATACGGCTGGGCGGCCGTCCTAAACGGCGTCGCCGTCGTGGTTTTTAGCTACTTCGGCACCGAGATCGTCACGATGGCCGCGGCAGAATCAGAGCAGCCGGCCAAGGCCGTCGCGAAGGCCACGAACACTATCGTGTGGCGCATCGTATTCTTCTACATCGGCTCGGTCGCGATCCTACTCATGGTGGTTCCCTGGGACGAACTTCCCTCGACGACGAGCCCGTTCGCGTTCGCGTTCGGTCGCTTCGGCCTCCCGGCGGCCGACCAAGTGATGAACGCCGTCGTGCTCACCGCTGCACTGTCGGTGCTTAATTCGGGCCTTTACTCCGGATCGCGGATGCTCTTCGCCCTGTCCAAGCACGGTTATGCGCCCCGCTGGGTCGAGGACCGCAACCGGTCCGGCGTACCCTGGAAGGCGATCCTGCTCTCGACCGTGGTCGGCTACATCGCGATCGCTGCCAACTACGTGGCACCGAAGGTAATTTTCGACTTCATCATGAACTCCGCAGGGCTCGTGGCGATGTTCGTGTACGCGTTCGTGGCCCTGACGCAGTGGCGGCTGCGGAACTGCATGAGCGCTGCTGAGCGGGAGTCGCTCAAGCTCAAGATGTGGTTGCACCCATGGCTCAACATCGTTGTGCTTGCCGCCGTCGCTCTCATCGTGATCCTCATGGCCCTTAACCCCGCCAACGCCCCCCAGGTCTGGCTCAGTCTGGGCGCGCTTGCGGTGCTGTTGGTCATATACCCCTTCGTACGACGGCGCTCGTCGACCCGCGCCGAAATCCACACCAGCTGTTGA
- a CDS encoding DUF5997 family protein has product MTSANSQSMKPATVAKKLGIYLPATPQEFQDSTISRADFAELQTNPPEWLAELRRNGPHPRPVVAQKLNVSISGLARGGVEEALTTAEITALLQAPPAWLVTERSTHAAVRTEAQRVKDEAAKKDAKKARAQAE; this is encoded by the coding sequence ATGACCTCTGCAAACTCCCAGTCCATGAAGCCGGCCACCGTTGCCAAGAAGCTTGGCATCTACCTGCCGGCAACACCGCAGGAGTTCCAGGATTCAACCATCAGCCGCGCCGATTTCGCCGAACTCCAGACCAACCCGCCGGAGTGGCTCGCGGAACTCCGCCGCAACGGCCCGCACCCCCGCCCGGTTGTGGCCCAGAAGCTGAACGTCTCCATCAGCGGCCTGGCCCGCGGCGGTGTTGAGGAAGCGCTGACGACGGCGGAAATCACCGCGCTGCTGCAGGCTCCCCCGGCGTGGCTGGTCACCGAGCGCTCCACCCACGCCGCCGTCCGTACCGAAGCCCAGCGGGTCAAGGACGAGGCAGCCAAGAAGGACGCCAAGAAGGCCCGCGCCCAGGCCGAGTAG
- a CDS encoding LysR substrate-binding domain-containing protein, which yields MPADNKSPQNASPDESPEQEAPRVLRFAYVAGVTPGKWIRRWEERVLDIPLESFMSDDGAQLSVLGDGSADLSFVRLPVEREGLNVIPLYEEQPVVVAPKGHEISVFEEVALADLSAETFLDVAELGGPEAAMQVVASGAGLVILPMSVARHFNVKDTVARRLTGAPSTEIALAWPSDSTDDIIEEFIGIVRGRTAASSRQPSAQQEKPKKEPKPDRRGPAVKKPKVAQRYAPNPDKGRGKGSRKKGKR from the coding sequence GTGCCCGCAGACAATAAATCCCCGCAGAACGCCAGTCCCGACGAATCGCCGGAGCAGGAGGCGCCCCGCGTGCTCCGCTTCGCCTATGTGGCCGGCGTGACCCCGGGCAAGTGGATCCGCCGCTGGGAAGAGCGCGTGCTGGACATCCCGCTGGAGTCGTTTATGTCCGACGACGGCGCCCAGCTTTCCGTACTAGGTGACGGTTCTGCGGACCTCAGCTTTGTGCGGCTTCCGGTGGAGCGCGAGGGCCTCAACGTGATTCCCCTGTATGAGGAGCAGCCCGTGGTGGTGGCGCCCAAGGGGCACGAGATTTCAGTGTTTGAGGAAGTGGCCCTGGCCGACCTGTCGGCAGAGACTTTCCTGGATGTCGCCGAATTGGGTGGCCCGGAAGCGGCCATGCAGGTGGTGGCGTCCGGCGCTGGCCTGGTGATCCTGCCCATGTCCGTGGCCCGGCATTTCAACGTCAAGGACACTGTGGCCCGCCGGCTGACAGGTGCCCCGAGCACGGAGATCGCGCTGGCCTGGCCCAGCGATTCCACGGACGACATCATCGAGGAGTTCATCGGGATTGTCCGCGGCCGCACCGCGGCGAGCTCCCGGCAGCCCTCGGCCCAGCAGGAGAAGCCCAAGAAGGAACCGAAGCCGGACCGGCGCGGCCCCGCGGTTAAGAAGCCGAAGGTGGCCCAGCGGTACGCCCCGAATCCGGACAAGGGCCGCGGCAAAGGCTCACGCAAAAAGGGCAAGCGCTAA
- a CDS encoding adenylyl cyclase, whose protein sequence is MPLAHFPARSAGTPADVPQQPRLRIRSIAGTAALLIGLIGSGGGVAAASVAGAPQTPTPAPRQAAPQAGDPGFGPNVRIFDPSMPVADIQATVDAIAAAQVDDEMGSKRYSLLFKPGTYGTAEEPLIVQVGYSTEVAGLGASPTDVTINGHVDVYNRCLTADNCIALNNFWRSLSNLTINVTGLDGCRSSANFWAASQASPMRRVNITGGNLSLMDYCTAGPQYASGGFISDSKTGTVINGSQQQYFVRDSSIGDWSNGVWNQVFSGVDGAPAQSFPNPPYTNLAGTPVSREKPYLTVDAAGQYGVFVPGVRRDSAGTTWENGPTAGRSIPLSDFFVARPGDSVKTINSQLARGKNLLLTPGVYDIDQSIEVKRANTVVLGLGMATLTAVNGAVPLTVADVPGVDIAAVTVDAGEVNSPALMRIGKVADSAGGGQKSLNHSDPSNPTTLHDVFFRIGGPHVGKASLSLEVNSDNVLLDHIWAWRADHGNGVGWTTNTADNGVIINGDHVTATGLFVEHYQQYNVIWNGEHGKTVFFQNELPYDAPNQAAWQHDGVLGWAGYKIADSVKTHELWGGGSYVYNNVDPTIHATRGFEVPVTPGVRLRGLLTVNLGAGTLDHVINDTGAPVSTDAVGVPSYVASFG, encoded by the coding sequence ATGCCGCTAGCCCATTTCCCCGCTCGTTCAGCGGGCACCCCAGCCGACGTTCCGCAGCAGCCGCGTCTCCGGATCCGGTCCATTGCCGGCACTGCCGCACTCCTCATCGGCCTCATCGGCAGCGGCGGCGGCGTTGCGGCTGCCTCTGTGGCGGGAGCGCCGCAGACCCCCACGCCCGCACCCCGCCAGGCCGCCCCGCAGGCGGGCGACCCCGGCTTCGGCCCCAATGTCCGAATCTTCGACCCCAGCATGCCGGTGGCCGATATCCAGGCAACTGTCGACGCCATAGCGGCCGCACAGGTCGACGACGAAATGGGTTCCAAGCGGTACTCCCTTTTGTTTAAGCCCGGCACCTATGGCACCGCCGAGGAGCCCCTCATCGTCCAGGTCGGCTACTCGACCGAGGTCGCGGGCCTGGGCGCTTCACCCACGGATGTCACCATCAACGGGCACGTTGATGTGTACAACCGGTGCCTGACCGCGGACAACTGCATCGCGCTGAACAACTTCTGGCGCTCACTGTCCAACCTCACCATCAACGTCACCGGCCTCGACGGCTGCCGGAGTTCGGCCAACTTCTGGGCTGCCTCGCAGGCCTCCCCCATGCGGCGGGTCAACATCACCGGCGGCAACCTGTCCCTCATGGACTACTGCACCGCCGGACCGCAGTATGCCAGCGGAGGGTTCATTTCCGACTCCAAGACCGGCACCGTGATCAACGGTTCGCAGCAGCAGTATTTCGTTCGTGACAGCAGCATCGGCGATTGGTCCAACGGGGTCTGGAACCAGGTCTTCTCCGGCGTGGACGGTGCCCCGGCGCAGTCCTTCCCGAATCCGCCCTACACCAACCTCGCGGGCACCCCGGTCAGCCGGGAGAAGCCGTACCTCACCGTCGACGCGGCGGGCCAGTACGGCGTCTTCGTTCCCGGGGTCCGCAGGGACTCTGCCGGAACCACATGGGAAAACGGTCCGACGGCGGGCCGCAGTATCCCGCTTTCCGACTTCTTCGTGGCCAGACCCGGCGATTCGGTCAAGACCATCAACTCCCAGCTGGCTCGCGGCAAAAACCTGCTGCTGACCCCGGGGGTCTACGACATCGACCAGAGCATTGAGGTCAAGCGTGCCAACACGGTTGTGCTCGGGCTCGGCATGGCCACCCTCACCGCCGTCAATGGCGCCGTGCCGCTGACAGTCGCGGATGTCCCCGGCGTCGATATCGCCGCCGTCACTGTGGATGCCGGCGAGGTGAACTCGCCCGCTCTGATGCGCATCGGCAAGGTCGCGGATTCTGCAGGCGGCGGCCAGAAGTCACTGAATCACAGCGACCCTTCCAACCCCACCACGCTGCACGACGTGTTCTTCCGCATCGGCGGACCGCACGTGGGCAAGGCTTCGCTGAGCCTGGAAGTCAACAGCGACAACGTGCTCCTGGACCACATCTGGGCCTGGCGGGCGGACCACGGCAACGGTGTCGGCTGGACCACCAACACGGCGGACAACGGCGTCATCATCAACGGCGACCACGTCACGGCCACCGGCTTGTTCGTGGAGCACTACCAGCAGTACAACGTCATCTGGAACGGTGAGCACGGCAAAACGGTGTTCTTCCAGAACGAGCTGCCCTACGATGCGCCCAACCAGGCCGCCTGGCAGCATGACGGAGTCCTTGGCTGGGCAGGCTACAAGATCGCTGATTCGGTCAAGACCCATGAACTCTGGGGCGGGGGGAGCTACGTCTACAACAACGTGGATCCAACGATTCACGCCACCCGTGGCTTCGAAGTACCGGTCACGCCCGGAGTGAGGCTCCGTGGCCTGCTGACCGTCAACCTCGGCGCAGGAACGCTGGACCACGTCATCAATGACACCGGTGCGCCCGTCTCGACGGACGCCGTCGGGGTGCCCAGCTACGTTGCCAGCTTCGGCTAA
- a CDS encoding ABC transporter substrate-binding protein, with product MKNPNKFSVLSAAAACLALSLTACGSSAPEKSGADGATGSKPVTLTVGTFNEFGYEKLFEEYETLNPNVTIEHKKAATTNEARDNLTTRLAAGSGLSDIEAVEVDWLPELLQYPDRFTDLTDPAVEGRWLDWKADAAKTADGKLLGYGTDSGPEAVCYNAELLKKAGLPTERGEVAKMLGGTWESYFEAGKKFKAANPDSAWFDSAGAIYQGMSNQLKKVYEEEDGTVIATENQKVKDTYNQVLKASAEDGLSAHLGQWSDDWASGFQTGAFATTLCPGWMLGVIEGNAAGVTGWDVANVFPGGGGNWGGSYLTVPTQSDSQAEAKKLAGWLTAPEQQVKAFTAKGTFPSQKQALESSELLGQTNTFFNGAPTGQIFAERAKAVEVTPFKGTKFFAINDAMQQALTRVDVDKTDDAASSWEKFVTAVKSL from the coding sequence GTGAAAAACCCAAACAAGTTCTCTGTGCTGTCCGCTGCGGCCGCCTGCCTGGCCCTATCGCTGACGGCCTGCGGTTCATCCGCCCCCGAGAAGTCCGGCGCGGACGGGGCCACCGGTTCCAAGCCGGTGACCCTGACCGTTGGCACGTTTAATGAGTTCGGCTACGAGAAGCTTTTTGAAGAATACGAAACGCTGAACCCGAACGTCACGATCGAGCACAAGAAGGCGGCCACCACCAACGAAGCCCGCGATAACCTCACCACCCGGCTGGCAGCCGGGTCCGGGTTGTCCGATATTGAAGCCGTTGAGGTGGACTGGCTGCCCGAGCTGCTCCAATATCCCGACCGCTTCACCGACCTGACCGACCCGGCTGTCGAAGGACGCTGGCTGGACTGGAAGGCCGACGCTGCGAAGACCGCCGACGGCAAGCTTCTGGGCTACGGCACCGACTCCGGGCCCGAGGCGGTCTGCTACAACGCCGAGCTGCTCAAAAAAGCGGGCCTGCCCACCGAGCGCGGGGAAGTTGCGAAGATGCTGGGCGGGACCTGGGAGAGCTACTTTGAGGCCGGCAAGAAGTTCAAGGCAGCCAACCCGGACTCTGCCTGGTTCGACTCCGCCGGGGCGATCTACCAGGGCATGAGCAACCAGCTTAAGAAGGTCTATGAGGAGGAGGACGGCACCGTCATCGCCACGGAAAACCAGAAGGTCAAGGACACCTACAACCAGGTCCTGAAAGCCTCCGCGGAGGACGGGCTCTCAGCCCACCTCGGCCAGTGGAGCGATGACTGGGCCTCCGGATTCCAGACAGGCGCTTTCGCGACGACCCTCTGCCCGGGCTGGATGCTCGGTGTCATTGAAGGCAACGCGGCCGGAGTTACCGGCTGGGACGTCGCCAACGTCTTCCCCGGCGGCGGCGGCAACTGGGGCGGCTCCTACCTTACTGTCCCCACACAAAGTGACAGCCAGGCCGAGGCAAAGAAACTGGCCGGCTGGCTGACCGCCCCCGAGCAGCAGGTCAAGGCCTTCACTGCCAAGGGCACCTTCCCGAGCCAGAAGCAGGCACTGGAAAGCAGCGAGTTGCTGGGCCAGACGAATACCTTTTTCAACGGCGCACCCACGGGCCAGATCTTCGCCGAACGTGCCAAGGCCGTTGAGGTAACCCCGTTCAAGGGCACCAAGTTCTTCGCTATTAATGACGCCATGCAGCAGGCCCTCACCCGCGTGGACGTCGACAAGACGGACGACGCCGCCTCCTCCTGGGAGAAGTTCGTCACCGCCGTAAAGTCCCTGTAG
- a CDS encoding carbohydrate ABC transporter permease — protein MTVTDQVKPRSGGDVPPPPGGSKSVRRLALSQQVSKWDVKLSPYLYISPFFILFAITGLFPLIYTGWVSLHNWNLIGGQGKFTGLENYGFVLSQPYYWNAVGNTLSIFLLSSVPQVVIALVIAAVLDANLRARTFWRMGILVPFVVAPVAVGLIFNNLFADQFGLINEILKALGLGRVRWHSDSLASHTAIATMVNFRWTGYNALIFLAAMQAIPRDVFEAATIDGAGRLRQFFSVTVPMLRPTVIFVVITSTIGGLQIFDEARVFDQSGLGGADRQWQTLTMYIWELGWGQRNFGRASAVAWLLFMMIVLIALLNFVITKRIASQGGRK, from the coding sequence ATGACGGTTACGGACCAGGTCAAGCCCCGGAGCGGCGGCGATGTGCCACCGCCGCCGGGCGGCAGCAAAAGCGTTCGGCGTCTGGCGCTCTCCCAGCAGGTCTCCAAGTGGGACGTGAAACTCTCCCCCTATCTGTACATCTCCCCGTTCTTCATCCTGTTTGCCATCACGGGACTTTTTCCGCTGATTTACACAGGCTGGGTTTCGCTGCACAACTGGAACCTAATCGGCGGGCAGGGGAAGTTCACGGGACTGGAGAACTACGGCTTCGTCCTGTCGCAGCCCTACTATTGGAACGCTGTTGGCAATACGCTCAGCATTTTCCTCCTGTCCTCCGTTCCCCAGGTCGTCATTGCCCTGGTAATAGCGGCGGTGCTGGACGCGAATCTGAGGGCCAGGACATTCTGGCGGATGGGGATCCTGGTGCCGTTCGTCGTCGCACCTGTAGCGGTGGGCCTGATCTTCAACAATCTCTTCGCCGACCAGTTCGGCCTGATCAACGAGATTTTGAAAGCACTGGGGCTTGGCCGGGTCCGTTGGCATTCTGATTCGCTCGCCAGCCATACGGCGATCGCCACCATGGTGAACTTCCGCTGGACGGGCTACAACGCGCTCATCTTCCTCGCGGCCATGCAGGCAATCCCGCGGGACGTGTTCGAGGCCGCGACCATCGACGGCGCCGGGAGGCTGCGGCAGTTTTTCTCCGTGACTGTTCCCATGTTGCGGCCGACGGTGATTTTCGTCGTCATCACGTCCACCATCGGCGGACTGCAGATCTTCGACGAGGCGCGTGTCTTCGACCAGTCCGGGCTGGGCGGGGCGGACAGGCAGTGGCAGACGCTGACCATGTATATCTGGGAGCTCGGTTGGGGCCAGCGGAACTTTGGCAGGGCCTCGGCCGTGGCGTGGCTGCTCTTCATGATGATCGTGCTGATAGCCCTGCTCAACTTCGTCATCACCAAGCGCATCGCAAGCCAGGGAGGCCGCAAGTGA
- a CDS encoding carbohydrate ABC transporter permease, with amino-acid sequence MSSIPMIEQNAGKGAARAAARRRPGAGGKTGSAGTRRPGFLTYGFLGAVLLASLFPLYWSFLVGSHDNTVLSRGIPLLPGGNFIANAAKVFDSIPFWKAMGNSLIVSSVTAASVVAFSTLAGFAFAKLRFRGSKVLLVFVVATMAVPTQLGVVPLFIVMSKLGWTGSLWAVIIPGVVTAFGVFWMTQYLRDALPDELIEAVRMDGASMIQSFWYIGFPAARPAAAMLALFTFVATWTNFFWPFIVLDPSNPTLPVALQLLQAAHFVDYSVVLAGAVLATVPLLLLFVAAGRQLVSGIMQGAVKG; translated from the coding sequence GTGAGCTCCATCCCCATGATCGAACAGAACGCAGGCAAGGGCGCCGCGCGGGCCGCGGCGCGGCGGAGGCCCGGCGCCGGAGGAAAAACGGGCTCCGCCGGCACGCGCCGGCCAGGATTCCTGACCTACGGTTTCCTGGGAGCTGTGCTGCTCGCGTCCCTCTTTCCGCTCTACTGGTCCTTCCTCGTTGGCAGCCATGACAACACAGTCCTGAGCCGCGGCATACCGCTGCTGCCCGGAGGGAACTTCATTGCCAACGCGGCGAAAGTCTTCGACAGCATCCCGTTTTGGAAAGCCATGGGCAATAGCCTCATCGTCTCCAGCGTGACGGCGGCTTCCGTCGTGGCCTTCTCCACACTCGCCGGGTTCGCCTTCGCCAAGCTCCGGTTCCGGGGGAGCAAGGTGCTCCTGGTCTTTGTGGTCGCCACTATGGCCGTCCCGACTCAGCTGGGCGTCGTCCCGCTGTTCATCGTGATGTCCAAGCTCGGCTGGACCGGCTCGCTGTGGGCTGTCATCATTCCCGGTGTTGTCACGGCCTTCGGCGTGTTCTGGATGACCCAGTATCTGCGGGACGCCCTCCCGGACGAGCTCATCGAGGCGGTGCGGATGGACGGCGCTTCCATGATCCAGTCCTTCTGGTACATAGGATTCCCGGCCGCCCGGCCGGCCGCTGCCATGCTGGCGCTGTTCACGTTCGTAGCCACCTGGACGAACTTCTTCTGGCCATTCATCGTCCTTGACCCCTCAAATCCCACATTGCCGGTGGCGTTGCAGCTGCTGCAGGCCGCACACTTTGTGGACTACTCGGTGGTCCTGGCTGGAGCAGTCCTGGCCACCGTTCCGCTGTTGCTGCTATTTGTCGCCGCAGGCCGCCAGCTCGTTTCCGGAATCATGCAAGGAGCAGTAAAAGGATGA
- a CDS encoding glycoside hydrolase family 1 protein, whose protein sequence is MNTTPLSFPEGFLWGAATAAYQIEGAAHLGGRKDSIWDTFCRVPGAVADGHNGDVACDHYHRTAEDVALMKSLHLKAYRFSVSWARCMPDGRTPNPEGIAFYSRLVDELLAAGITPWLTLYHWDLPQALEDEGGWANRETSRLFAAYAAVMHEALGDRVRIWTTLNEPWCSAFLGYAAGVHAPGRQEPAAALSAAHHLLLGHGLAVAELRRRDPDAKLGITLNLTVADPADPDSAIDRDAARRIDGLHNRIFLDPLLRGEYPADVLDDVSGLGFDAVVQEGDLAVISAALDLLGVNYYQGEALTRSVSPAEQPDRPETVTTTAEAAPESASRPAVSPFVAADGVHSVPRGLPVTGMGWEVQPEGLFRLLTRLQREYTGPAGIPIYMTENGAAYPDTPDADGFVDDQDRLAYFDAHLRAVREAIDAGADVRGYLAWSLLDNFEWAYGYHQRFGLVRVDYETLERIPKASGLWYATVAATNAVPPSKVGSHVG, encoded by the coding sequence ATGAACACCACCCCGCTCTCATTCCCCGAGGGTTTTCTGTGGGGGGCGGCCACTGCCGCTTACCAGATAGAAGGGGCCGCCCACCTCGGCGGCCGGAAAGACTCAATCTGGGACACCTTCTGCCGGGTTCCCGGGGCGGTCGCCGACGGCCACAATGGCGACGTCGCATGCGACCACTACCATCGCACCGCCGAGGATGTCGCCTTGATGAAATCGCTGCATCTTAAGGCGTACCGGTTCTCCGTGTCCTGGGCGCGCTGCATGCCGGACGGCAGAACGCCGAACCCGGAGGGGATCGCGTTCTACTCCCGTCTGGTGGATGAACTGCTGGCCGCAGGCATCACCCCCTGGCTGACGCTGTACCACTGGGACCTGCCCCAGGCCCTGGAGGACGAGGGCGGCTGGGCCAACAGGGAGACCTCCCGGCTTTTCGCCGCCTACGCCGCCGTGATGCACGAGGCCCTCGGCGACCGGGTGCGGATCTGGACCACGCTCAATGAACCATGGTGCTCAGCGTTCCTTGGCTACGCCGCCGGTGTCCACGCGCCGGGCCGTCAGGAACCGGCAGCCGCGCTCTCCGCCGCTCACCATCTGCTGCTCGGCCACGGCCTCGCCGTTGCCGAACTGCGCCGGCGCGACCCGGACGCAAAACTGGGCATCACCCTGAATCTCACGGTTGCGGATCCGGCCGATCCCGACTCCGCCATCGACCGTGACGCGGCCCGCCGCATCGACGGGCTGCACAACAGGATCTTCCTGGATCCGCTCCTCCGCGGTGAATACCCCGCGGACGTGCTCGACGATGTTTCCGGGCTCGGCTTCGACGCTGTTGTCCAGGAAGGCGATCTGGCCGTCATTTCAGCGGCACTGGACCTGCTCGGCGTCAACTATTACCAGGGCGAAGCCCTCACCAGATCGGTGTCCCCGGCCGAACAGCCGGACCGCCCGGAAACCGTGACGACGACGGCGGAGGCCGCGCCGGAGTCCGCCAGCCGGCCCGCGGTATCGCCGTTCGTCGCCGCCGACGGTGTGCACTCGGTGCCGCGCGGGCTGCCGGTGACCGGCATGGGCTGGGAGGTCCAGCCCGAGGGCCTGTTTCGGCTGCTGACGCGGCTCCAGCGGGAGTACACGGGTCCGGCCGGCATCCCGATTTACATGACGGAAAACGGGGCCGCCTACCCGGACACCCCCGACGCCGACGGCTTCGTCGACGACCAGGACCGGCTGGCCTATTTTGACGCACACCTACGCGCGGTGCGGGAGGCGATCGACGCCGGCGCGGACGTCCGCGGCTACCTCGCGTGGTCCCTGCTGGACAACTTCGAGTGGGCCTACGGGTACCACCAGCGGTTCGGGCTGGTCCGGGTAGATTACGAGACCCTGGAGCGGATACCCAAGGCCAGCGGCCTCTGGTACGCAACTGTGGCGGCGACGAACGCCGTACCGCCCAGCAAGGTGGGCTCGCACGTGGGATGA
- a CDS encoding LacI family DNA-binding transcriptional regulator: MSEQIHRGVRPKPARPSPTLEDLAKAAGVSRSTASRAINGGSRVSPEAQAAVDAAVVALAYTPNRAARSLVTRRTSSIALVIPEPDARVMMDPFFAAVITGVNEALRSTDMQLVLLMSRAGDDSARTLRYLRGGHVDGAIVVSHHRADDWAETLGTTGLPTVFIGRPWDNKLGVPFVDLDNFEGGRLAARHLASIGRTRLGTVAGPADMPAAADRLDGWRQGLLEAGLQAGPVIHGDFTTAGGTDAARRLLADMPELDGVFAASDLMALGVIEVVRGQGRDVPGDVAVVGFDNHALTASNGLSLTTVTQPMVDMAVAAGQLLICGIENPELRLEPVIYPAQLVVRASTTGPA; encoded by the coding sequence ATGAGTGAACAGATCCACCGGGGTGTCCGGCCAAAACCGGCGAGGCCGAGCCCTACCCTTGAAGACCTTGCGAAGGCGGCGGGCGTGTCCCGCTCGACCGCCTCGCGGGCCATCAACGGCGGTTCCCGGGTCAGCCCGGAAGCCCAAGCGGCCGTGGACGCCGCCGTCGTAGCGCTTGCCTACACCCCTAACCGGGCGGCACGCAGCCTGGTCACCCGCCGGACCTCGTCAATTGCCTTGGTAATTCCCGAGCCGGATGCGCGCGTCATGATGGATCCCTTCTTCGCTGCTGTCATTACCGGCGTTAATGAAGCGCTCCGCAGCACCGACATGCAGCTGGTGCTCCTGATGTCCCGGGCAGGTGACGACTCGGCCAGGACCCTCCGGTACCTGCGCGGCGGACACGTGGACGGCGCGATTGTGGTCTCCCACCACCGTGCCGACGACTGGGCGGAGACCCTCGGCACGACGGGCCTGCCCACTGTTTTCATTGGCAGGCCTTGGGATAACAAGCTCGGTGTTCCCTTTGTGGACCTGGACAATTTTGAGGGCGGCCGCCTGGCAGCCCGCCACCTCGCGTCCATTGGACGCACGAGGCTTGGAACCGTGGCCGGCCCGGCCGACATGCCCGCTGCAGCGGACCGCTTGGATGGCTGGCGGCAGGGACTGCTTGAGGCCGGCCTGCAGGCCGGCCCCGTCATCCACGGGGACTTCACGACGGCGGGCGGCACGGACGCTGCACGACGCCTGCTCGCGGACATGCCGGAGTTGGACGGCGTTTTCGCGGCGTCGGACCTCATGGCGCTGGGCGTGATCGAAGTTGTTCGTGGCCAGGGCCGGGACGTGCCCGGGGACGTGGCGGTGGTGGGTTTCGACAACCACGCGCTTACGGCGTCAAACGGCCTCAGCCTCACCACGGTGACCCAGCCGATGGTGGATATGGCCGTGGCGGCCGGGCAACTGCTGATCTGCGGGATCGAGAACCCGGAATTACGGCTGGAACCCGTGATCTACCCGGCCCAACTCGTGGTTCGCGCAAGCACAACAGGCCCCGCCTGA
- a CDS encoding fibronectin type III domain-containing protein yields the protein MLASWTAPASDGGFPVTDYLIGTSTDGVNWRTFGDGVSTAPNTKITGLLGKTEYLVRIAAVSEPGTGAWLTTTATTK from the coding sequence TTGCTGGCGTCCTGGACCGCGCCTGCCTCCGATGGCGGGTTTCCCGTCACCGATTACCTGATTGGGACATCCACCGATGGGGTGAACTGGAGGACCTTCGGTGACGGGGTCAGTACCGCACCCAACACCAAGATCACGGGACTCCTCGGGAAAACCGAATACCTAGTGCGGATCGCCGCGGTCAGCGAGCCCGGCACCGGAGCCTGGTTGACCACCACGGCTACGACCAAATAG